In the Megasphaera vaginalis (ex Bordigoni et al. 2020) genome, one interval contains:
- a CDS encoding competence/damage-inducible protein A encodes MFVELVTTGSELLMGEIGNDNARYLSQQLNRLGYSVLYQTTVGDNPQRMKAVLETALQRVDIVITTGGLGPTQGDMTKLVGAEVLGLPLVYHHSVMADISSWLQAHHPERSSLTANQKRQAMIPEGAVIFSNEAGTAPGIAAEQGGKVLIHLPGPPREMQWMFVHRVQPYLLQRFGPQGYIQSLYVNIYDMGEALLEEKLMDLITAQSNPTIAMYARPGFVEVRLTAQAETANAAQSLLQPLEKELRRRLARTAVTFNEETIAAALGRELRRRRLTVAAAESCTGGLIGSLITDIPGSSGYFRGSAGTYCNEMKEKLLGVSPATLATFTEVSAETAAEMARGSRRLYGCDLAVSTTGVAGPGGGTEERPVGLVYTGIDGPWGTAVHRDIYPGDRMEIKYRAATRAIYYGLQYVLEHQE; translated from the coding sequence ATGTTTGTAGAACTGGTGACGACAGGCTCGGAATTGCTTATGGGAGAAATCGGCAACGATAACGCCCGCTATTTGTCACAGCAGCTGAATCGCCTGGGATATTCCGTTTTGTACCAGACGACGGTAGGTGACAACCCGCAGCGCATGAAAGCGGTTTTGGAGACGGCGCTGCAGCGTGTCGACATCGTCATTACGACAGGCGGGCTCGGTCCAACGCAGGGGGATATGACTAAACTTGTCGGCGCAGAGGTGCTTGGGCTCCCCTTGGTCTATCATCATTCCGTCATGGCAGACATATCTTCCTGGCTTCAGGCGCACCATCCCGAACGGAGCTCGCTGACGGCTAACCAAAAGCGGCAGGCCATGATTCCGGAAGGCGCCGTTATTTTTTCCAATGAAGCCGGTACGGCGCCGGGGATTGCGGCGGAACAGGGGGGCAAGGTTTTGATCCATCTGCCCGGGCCGCCGCGAGAAATGCAGTGGATGTTTGTGCATCGGGTACAGCCGTATTTGCTGCAGCGGTTCGGACCGCAAGGGTACATTCAGTCTCTGTACGTCAATATTTACGATATGGGTGAGGCGCTGCTGGAAGAAAAGTTGATGGATCTGATTACAGCGCAGTCGAATCCGACAATTGCCATGTATGCCCGTCCCGGATTCGTCGAAGTTCGTCTGACGGCACAGGCGGAAACGGCAAACGCCGCACAGTCGCTGCTGCAGCCTCTTGAAAAAGAATTGCGGCGACGGCTGGCGCGGACGGCGGTCACTTTTAATGAGGAAACCATTGCCGCCGCCTTGGGACGGGAGCTGCGCAGACGCCGGTTAACTGTTGCCGCCGCCGAATCATGTACCGGCGGCCTGATCGGTTCGCTGATTACCGATATCCCGGGCAGTTCCGGTTATTTTCGCGGGTCTGCCGGGACCTATTGCAATGAAATGAAAGAGAAATTGCTCGGCGTGTCGCCGGCGACACTTGCGACCTTTACCGAGGTCAGCGCTGAAACCGCCGCTGAAATGGCGCGCGGCAGCCGCCGGCTTTACGGCTGCGATCTGGCCGTCAGCACGACCGGTGTTGCCGGCCCCGGCGGCGGTACGGAAGAACGGCCCGTCGGTTTGGTATACACCGGTATAGACGGTCCCTGGGGAACGGCCGTGCATCGCGATATTTATCCCGGCGACAGGATGGAAATAAAGTACCGCGCCGCGACGCGGGCAATATACTACGGATTACAATATGTATTGGAGCACCAAGAATAG
- the rimO gene encoding 30S ribosomal protein S12 methylthiotransferase RimO — MENIGFVSLGCSKNLIDTEVMLGILKDHHLRIVDDLAAADIIIVNTCTFIEKAKEESIRTILDAARYKTEGRCRMLIVTGCLGQQYRESLLEEMPEVDALLGTGSWDRIWEAIQAVKQGRRACFMDDVRHLYDQHTSRVRTTPTYSAYVKIGEGCNNGCTFCIIPQVRGPLFSRPIDSIVAEVKRLAAEGVKEINLIAQDTTSYGVDIAGVSLLPALLRQLVEIDGIRWIRLFYLYPHYFTDELMELMIREEKICPYVDLPLQHIAQSVLERMNRRDSQADVLALIQKLCRHGRKLALRSTFIVGFPGETEAEFQELCNFVEDTAFDAVGVFSYSQEDGTAAAKMPDQISAAVKEERYHMLMSIQAAVSERRNRSLEGTLHTFLAEKIVEEDGVVQAVGRIEIQAPEVDGLTYVDNAAGLQPSDMVVVRIVQGFAYDLTAELAE, encoded by the coding sequence ATGGAAAATATAGGGTTTGTCAGTCTCGGTTGCTCTAAAAATTTAATTGATACGGAAGTGATGCTGGGGATTTTGAAAGATCATCATCTTCGCATTGTCGACGATTTGGCAGCAGCCGATATCATCATTGTCAATACCTGTACGTTTATTGAAAAGGCCAAAGAAGAATCGATTCGTACGATTTTGGATGCGGCGCGCTATAAAACGGAAGGGCGTTGCCGGATGCTTATCGTTACAGGCTGTCTCGGCCAACAGTATAGAGAAAGCCTGTTGGAAGAAATGCCGGAAGTCGACGCTCTTCTCGGTACCGGCTCATGGGATCGGATTTGGGAAGCCATTCAGGCTGTCAAACAAGGTCGGCGCGCCTGTTTTATGGATGACGTTCGTCACCTCTATGATCAGCATACGAGTCGGGTGCGAACGACGCCGACGTACAGCGCTTACGTCAAGATCGGAGAAGGGTGCAATAACGGCTGCACCTTTTGTATTATTCCTCAGGTTCGGGGACCGCTGTTCAGCCGGCCGATCGACTCGATTGTTGCGGAAGTGAAAAGGCTAGCCGCCGAAGGCGTAAAGGAAATTAATCTGATCGCGCAGGATACGACGAGTTACGGTGTCGATATTGCCGGCGTATCGTTGTTGCCCGCGTTATTGCGGCAGTTGGTGGAAATTGACGGTATCCGCTGGATCAGGCTTTTCTATTTATATCCCCATTACTTTACCGATGAATTGATGGAGCTCATGATTAGGGAGGAAAAAATCTGTCCTTACGTCGACTTGCCGCTTCAGCATATAGCGCAGTCCGTATTGGAACGAATGAATCGACGCGATTCACAGGCTGATGTCCTCGCCTTGATCCAAAAGCTCTGTCGGCATGGCCGTAAATTGGCTTTACGTTCCACTTTTATTGTCGGATTTCCGGGCGAAACGGAAGCGGAGTTTCAGGAACTCTGCAACTTTGTTGAAGATACGGCGTTTGATGCTGTCGGTGTTTTTTCCTATTCACAGGAAGACGGGACTGCAGCCGCCAAAATGCCTGATCAGATTTCTGCCGCAGTAAAAGAAGAACGTTATCATATGCTGATGTCGATCCAGGCTGCCGTATCAGAACGAAGGAATCGCAGTCTCGAAGGAACGTTGCATACGTTTCTGGCGGAAAAGATCGTTGAAGAAGACGGCGTCGTGCAGGCTGTAGGGCGGATTGAGATACAAGCTCCCGAGGTTGATGGTCTGACCTATGTGGATAATGCCGCCGGCCTGCAGCCCAGCGATATGGTTGTCGTTCGCATCGTGCAGGGCTTTGCGTATGATTTGACTGCAGAATTGGCGGAATGA
- a CDS encoding ABC transporter substrate-binding protein, with protein sequence MIKKQMPFVGIIFFVISVLALCAYVIEEQQAAKAAAAYEAERHLVVVSDLPDAVNRDLAAAFYEETKLRIQIRTESDDTIRRLLKDPNERIPDFVIASEETLYSEDGLQHLKASSSERAAAVPERFKAADGNWTGLWFDPLVFVVSRDYYARRGREINYWDDLLTDPQVVVAFPDLAATDLTGNFLFHFVSLRGQDNASLYFKTLQNHIGAYSTSLSPIILRVAGNDAQIGITDGAAARQYRNDGAPIYILYPQDGTAYWLTGAALTQWCADDELATAFMDWLLSSPVDGILQKNHLYLNYTTDALPAHVDSRGHSPVFFDMAQVVTEKERRQVQDWWIKTIRFGKGM encoded by the coding sequence ATGATTAAAAAACAAATGCCTTTCGTCGGCATCATCTTCTTTGTTATTTCCGTGTTGGCCTTATGCGCCTATGTCATTGAAGAGCAACAGGCGGCCAAGGCGGCGGCAGCTTACGAAGCGGAACGGCACCTGGTTGTCGTATCCGATTTGCCGGATGCCGTTAATCGGGATCTTGCCGCAGCCTTTTATGAGGAGACGAAACTGCGCATCCAGATACGCACGGAAAGCGACGATACGATACGCCGTCTTTTAAAAGACCCGAACGAGCGTATCCCGGATTTTGTTATTGCTTCGGAAGAAACGTTGTACAGCGAAGACGGATTACAACATTTGAAGGCCAGTTCGTCCGAGCGGGCAGCTGCGGTTCCGGAGCGGTTCAAAGCTGCTGACGGCAATTGGACGGGACTTTGGTTTGATCCTCTGGTTTTTGTTGTCAGTCGCGATTACTATGCCCGACGAGGTCGTGAGATCAACTATTGGGATGATTTGCTGACGGATCCGCAAGTCGTCGTTGCGTTTCCCGATCTGGCGGCTACCGATTTAACGGGAAATTTTCTGTTTCATTTCGTTTCACTGCGCGGTCAGGATAATGCGTCCTTGTATTTTAAGACCTTGCAGAACCACATCGGTGCTTACAGCACGTCTTTATCGCCGATTATTCTCCGCGTTGCCGGCAATGACGCCCAGATCGGCATTACCGACGGCGCTGCTGCCAGACAATATCGCAACGACGGGGCGCCGATCTACATCCTTTATCCGCAGGATGGGACCGCCTACTGGCTGACAGGCGCTGCACTTACGCAATGGTGCGCCGATGATGAGTTGGCGACTGCCTTTATGGACTGGCTTTTATCCTCACCTGTCGACGGCATATTGCAGAAAAATCATCTTTATTTAAACTATACGACCGATGCGTTACCGGCTCATGTTGATTCACGGGGCCACAGTCCGGTGTTTTTTGACATGGCACAGGTCGTTACCGAAAAAGAGCGGCGGCAGGTTCAGGATTGGTGGATCAAAACAATTCGCTTCGGGAAAGGAATGTAG
- a CDS encoding helix-turn-helix domain-containing protein: MSSIGEVLQAERQRQERTLPEVSRAVHIKEAYLAALEGNRFDEIPGAVFVKGFIRTYASYLGVDGKALVEVYRQGITPQPPQPDVRLVQQARQRDLKGKKNARKRRNQGRWPEITIVAGLVLFIFLIAWLLV; encoded by the coding sequence TTGTCGTCTATCGGAGAAGTACTGCAGGCCGAACGGCAGCGGCAGGAGCGCACCTTGCCGGAAGTATCCCGTGCCGTACATATAAAGGAAGCGTATTTGGCAGCGTTGGAAGGAAATAGATTTGATGAAATACCGGGCGCTGTTTTTGTCAAGGGCTTTATCCGTACCTACGCATCTTATCTGGGCGTTGACGGTAAAGCGCTCGTGGAAGTTTACCGTCAAGGAATAACGCCGCAGCCGCCGCAGCCGGATGTGCGCCTGGTACAGCAGGCGCGGCAGCGCGATCTGAAGGGCAAAAAAAATGCCAGAAAGAGGCGAAATCAGGGACGGTGGCCGGAAATTACGATTGTTGCCGGTCTCGTTTTGTTTATTTTCCTCATTGCCTGGCTGCTCGTATAG
- the recA gene encoding recombinase RecA encodes MEAKQAALENALRKIEKDFGKGAIMRLGDLAGKMNMEVISTGSLALDLAVGVGGFPRGRVIEIYGPESSGKTTLALHAIASAQKNGGIAAFIDAEHALDPVYARHLGVDTADLLISQPDNGEQALEITEELVRSGAVDIIVVDSVAALVPKAEIEGEMGDSHVGLQARLMSQALRKLTGIISKSKAIVIFINQLREKVGVMFGNPETTTGGRALKFYSSIRIEIRKGEAIKSGGDVIGNRARVKVVKNKVAPPFRNCEFDIMYGTGISKEGTILDLASSMDIVEKSGTWYSYKGERLGQGKENAKAYFQEHPDVADEVEKIIRDTLAAEPEKFDEVLTDIPETSTDGTDA; translated from the coding sequence ATGGAAGCGAAACAAGCAGCTCTTGAGAATGCCTTGCGCAAGATTGAAAAGGATTTTGGTAAAGGTGCCATTATGCGCCTTGGCGACTTGGCCGGGAAGATGAACATGGAGGTCATCTCGACGGGATCGCTGGCCTTGGACCTGGCTGTCGGCGTCGGCGGATTTCCGCGCGGCCGCGTCATCGAAATCTACGGTCCCGAATCATCGGGGAAGACGACGTTGGCGTTGCACGCCATTGCTTCGGCACAGAAAAACGGCGGTATTGCCGCGTTTATCGATGCCGAACATGCATTAGATCCCGTTTATGCCCGGCATTTAGGTGTCGATACGGCTGATTTGCTGATTTCCCAGCCCGATAACGGCGAGCAGGCGCTGGAAATTACGGAAGAACTCGTGCGCAGCGGCGCTGTCGACATCATTGTCGTCGACTCCGTTGCGGCCCTTGTGCCGAAAGCGGAAATTGAAGGCGAAATGGGAGATTCCCATGTCGGTTTGCAGGCGCGGCTGATGAGTCAGGCCCTGCGCAAGCTGACGGGGATTATTTCCAAATCGAAAGCAATCGTCATCTTCATTAATCAGCTCCGTGAAAAAGTCGGCGTCATGTTCGGCAATCCGGAAACGACGACAGGCGGCAGGGCGCTGAAATTCTATTCGTCCATCCGCATTGAAATCCGCAAGGGCGAGGCGATTAAGAGCGGCGGCGATGTCATCGGCAACAGAGCTCGCGTCAAGGTCGTAAAAAACAAAGTCGCGCCGCCTTTCCGCAACTGCGAATTCGACATCATGTACGGAACGGGCATTTCCAAGGAAGGAACGATCCTGGATTTGGCGTCTTCTATGGATATTGTTGAGAAGAGCGGCACTTGGTATTCGTATAAGGGAGAGCGGCTGGGGCAGGGCAAGGAAAATGCCAAAGCTTACTTTCAGGAACATCCGGACGTGGCGGACGAAGTGGAAAAAATCATTCGCGATACGTTGGCGGCGGAACCGGAAAAGTTTGATGAAGTGCTGACGGATATTCCGGAAACGAGTACTGACGGTACCGATGCGTGA
- a CDS encoding DNA translocase FtsK, whose product MKGASSARTVRRSGKRRGCRVDAGLMKYEIIGLVLAFFGIFASLGVIGIGTGNIGAGLDSALAWGFGFGRIVFTVAVLILGLKYIIVRKACPVNGNWLAAALVYVLLLAFYHLCLSTEGTEFASDVLRFGGGLVGAVVVSLLRTFLGSFAAGLALFILLFITIMIWKKFSISRPVAIASDRAAEEVVKVSEKAAAGIHEASRSLRQQWQERHIYDVEKDLEESRGREKADVSLPQKDENGPAPRSADETVPVTAAEAADDGLNGQAPAAEPEEKGDVLQPVAEIAVPVAAATAPAPQEGTAPVADIALDLPDLRPVEVERIDAAADVGTQGQSAVPTAQGERTYRLPPLSILHAGKEQAAGLSDEVRQNAKILQETLRSFNIDATIMNASQGPAVTRYELEPAAGVKVSKIVHLADDIALKLAATDIRIEAPIPGKAAVGIEVPNKKLTGVALRDVLDTDSFKHAARGVPVSLGKDIAGNPVIADLTKMPHLLVAGSTGSGKSVCINTFIASILFKQRPEDVKLVLIDPKVVELSNYNGIPHLMTPVVTDPKKAANVLRWAVREMDDRYKRFAQTKTRDISRYNEINPEDAMPFVVIIIDELADLMMAASGDVEESICRLAQKARACGMHLVLATQRPSVDVLTGLIKANVPSRIAFAVSSQIDSRTILDMAGAEKLIGKGDMLFYPMGASKPLRVQGAFISDGEIDELVEFIRSQGTPVYSEAVQKAQDESDEKADALFEDELMEQAIAMVLETGQASVSMLQRRFRVGFSRAARMVDAMEALHIVGPGNGSKGREILMTAEEVERKYLHS is encoded by the coding sequence ATGAAAGGCGCTTCGTCGGCGCGAACGGTGCGCAGGAGCGGTAAGAGACGTGGGTGCCGTGTCGATGCGGGGCTGATGAAATATGAGATCATTGGGTTGGTACTGGCTTTTTTCGGCATCTTCGCCAGTCTCGGCGTTATCGGTATCGGTACCGGAAACATTGGCGCCGGACTGGATTCCGCATTGGCCTGGGGGTTCGGTTTCGGTCGCATTGTATTTACTGTCGCCGTTTTGATACTGGGCTTAAAATATATTATTGTACGCAAGGCCTGCCCGGTGAATGGTAATTGGCTTGCCGCCGCCTTGGTATATGTTTTGCTTCTGGCTTTTTATCACCTATGTCTCAGTACGGAGGGAACGGAATTCGCGTCGGACGTCCTGCGTTTCGGCGGCGGTCTTGTCGGCGCCGTTGTCGTTTCCCTGCTGCGCACGTTTCTCGGTTCTTTTGCCGCAGGGCTGGCGCTGTTCATCCTTTTGTTCATTACGATCATGATTTGGAAGAAGTTTTCTATTTCACGACCTGTTGCCATTGCTTCCGACAGGGCCGCAGAAGAAGTGGTTAAGGTCTCGGAAAAGGCTGCCGCCGGTATTCACGAAGCTTCGCGGTCACTGCGCCAACAGTGGCAGGAACGGCATATCTACGACGTGGAGAAAGACCTTGAGGAGTCAAGGGGCAGGGAGAAGGCGGACGTATCGTTGCCGCAAAAAGACGAAAACGGGCCGGCTCCGCGTTCTGCCGATGAAACCGTGCCGGTCACGGCTGCGGAGGCGGCTGACGACGGGCTGAACGGACAAGCGCCGGCAGCGGAACCGGAGGAAAAAGGAGACGTGTTGCAGCCAGTGGCGGAAATTGCTGTTCCTGTCGCTGCCGCCACTGCGCCGGCGCCGCAGGAAGGAACTGCGCCTGTCGCCGACATCGCGCTTGATCTTCCCGATCTTCGTCCCGTTGAAGTGGAACGGATCGATGCTGCCGCTGATGTGGGAACACAGGGGCAGAGCGCCGTGCCGACAGCTCAGGGAGAACGGACGTACCGGCTGCCGCCTCTTTCCATTCTTCATGCCGGCAAGGAACAAGCGGCGGGACTTAGCGATGAAGTGCGGCAAAATGCAAAGATACTCCAAGAAACACTGCGAAGTTTCAATATTGACGCGACGATCATGAATGCCAGTCAAGGCCCGGCCGTTACGCGCTACGAACTGGAACCGGCGGCCGGTGTCAAAGTCAGCAAAATCGTTCACTTGGCCGACGACATTGCCTTGAAGTTGGCGGCAACGGATATTCGTATTGAAGCGCCCATTCCCGGCAAAGCTGCTGTCGGCATTGAAGTACCGAATAAAAAATTGACGGGTGTAGCGTTGCGCGACGTGCTTGATACCGATTCATTCAAGCATGCGGCTCGCGGCGTACCGGTCAGCCTGGGCAAGGATATTGCCGGCAACCCCGTTATTGCCGATTTGACGAAGATGCCGCATCTGCTCGTTGCCGGTTCCACCGGTTCCGGTAAAAGCGTATGCATCAATACCTTTATTGCCAGTATTCTTTTCAAGCAGCGGCCGGAAGATGTCAAACTGGTGCTGATTGATCCGAAGGTCGTCGAATTATCCAATTATAACGGAATTCCCCATTTGATGACGCCTGTCGTTACCGATCCCAAGAAGGCGGCAAATGTGCTGCGGTGGGCCGTTCGTGAAATGGATGACCGGTACAAACGGTTTGCGCAAACGAAAACCCGCGATATATCGCGGTATAATGAAATCAATCCGGAAGATGCCATGCCTTTTGTCGTGATCATTATCGATGAATTGGCCGATCTGATGATGGCGGCTTCCGGCGATGTTGAAGAATCCATCTGCCGTCTGGCGCAAAAAGCCAGAGCCTGCGGCATGCATCTGGTCCTGGCTACGCAGCGCCCTTCCGTCGACGTCTTGACGGGATTGATCAAAGCGAATGTGCCGAGCCGCATTGCTTTCGCCGTATCCAGTCAGATCGATTCGCGAACCATTTTGGATATGGCCGGCGCCGAAAAGCTTATCGGTAAAGGCGATATGTTGTTTTATCCTATGGGCGCATCGAAGCCGCTCCGCGTGCAAGGGGCCTTCATTTCGGATGGAGAAATCGACGAGTTGGTTGAATTTATTCGTTCTCAAGGTACTCCGGTGTACAGTGAAGCCGTGCAAAAAGCACAAGATGAGTCTGATGAAAAGGCCGATGCGCTTTTTGAAGATGAGCTGATGGAACAGGCTATCGCCATGGTGCTGGAAACGGGGCAGGCATCGGTATCCATGCTGCAGCGCCGCTTCCGTGTCGGGTTTTCCCGCGCTGCACGCATGGTCGATGCCATGGAAGCGCTGCACATCGTCGGGCCCGGCAATGGCAGCAAAGGCAGGGAAATTTTAATGACTGCCGAAGAAGTGGAACGGAAATATTTGCATTCATAA
- a CDS encoding YgiQ family radical SAM protein, whose product MSQQFLVTSRADMEERGWDQLDFVYINGDAYVDHPGFAAAVIGRVLESRGYRIGLISQPDWQRLEPFKALGRPRLAALITAGNLDSMLNEKTAAKKIRNKDSYSPGGAIGRRPERATIVYANRMREAYKDVPVIIGGIEASLRRFAHYDYWSDKVRHSILLDSKADILSYGMGERSIVEIADALAEGKSPAEMYNIRGICYVTSREPRGKNLVFCPSYEEVKRDKKLFSKAFKIQYEEQDPFYGKTVVQASENRYLVQNPPALPLTTAELDAIYELPFQRRWHPAYDAVGGVPALQEVQFSLTSHRGCFGNCHFCAIASHQGRIIQHRSHQSLLREAEKMTTLPGFKGYIHDVGGPTANFRHAACRKQETEGACRNRHCVGSEVCPNVNASHSDYLALLREIRHVKGVKKVFVRSGLRYDYLLADNPAEFIEELCRYHVSGQLKVAPEHVVKHVTDLMGKAGVQDFLRFKELFDEANRQIGKKQYLVPYFMSSHPGCTLNDAVALAEFLRDMHMQPEQVQDFIPTPGSLSTAMYYTGENPLTGKPVYVARGKEDKRMQRALMQYASPANYDLVYQALCRAGRRDLIGYGPKCLIGPRRLPEKRAAQDGGRPVKRRAKVRKKSKNR is encoded by the coding sequence ATGTCACAGCAGTTTTTGGTCACGAGCCGCGCCGATATGGAAGAACGCGGTTGGGATCAGTTGGATTTCGTCTATATCAACGGAGATGCCTACGTCGATCATCCCGGCTTTGCCGCCGCTGTTATCGGCAGAGTGTTAGAAAGCCGCGGCTATCGGATCGGTCTCATTTCGCAACCGGACTGGCAACGGTTGGAACCGTTCAAGGCGTTGGGAAGACCGCGTCTGGCGGCGTTGATTACGGCAGGCAATCTCGATTCGATGCTGAATGAAAAGACGGCGGCCAAAAAGATTCGTAATAAAGACAGCTACTCTCCCGGCGGCGCTATCGGGCGCCGTCCGGAACGGGCTACCATCGTATACGCCAATCGTATGCGCGAAGCTTACAAGGATGTACCCGTCATTATCGGCGGCATTGAAGCCAGTCTGCGCCGCTTTGCCCATTATGATTACTGGTCCGATAAGGTGCGGCATTCGATTCTGCTTGACAGTAAGGCGGATATACTCAGCTACGGTATGGGAGAACGGTCGATAGTCGAAATAGCCGATGCGTTGGCTGAAGGAAAATCGCCGGCGGAAATGTACAACATCCGCGGCATCTGCTATGTTACAAGCCGAGAGCCGCGAGGGAAGAATCTCGTTTTCTGCCCTTCCTATGAAGAGGTGAAGAGAGATAAGAAGCTTTTTTCGAAAGCTTTTAAAATACAGTATGAAGAGCAGGATCCCTTTTACGGCAAGACGGTTGTGCAGGCGTCGGAAAATCGATATCTCGTCCAGAATCCGCCGGCGTTGCCGTTGACGACGGCTGAACTGGACGCGATATACGAATTGCCCTTTCAACGCCGGTGGCATCCCGCCTATGATGCAGTCGGCGGCGTCCCGGCTTTGCAGGAAGTCCAATTCAGCCTGACCAGCCATCGCGGTTGCTTCGGGAATTGTCATTTTTGTGCGATTGCTAGTCATCAGGGGCGGATTATTCAACATCGCAGTCATCAGTCCTTGCTGCGCGAAGCCGAGAAAATGACGACGTTGCCAGGCTTTAAGGGGTATATCCATGACGTCGGCGGTCCGACGGCCAATTTTCGCCATGCCGCCTGCCGTAAACAGGAAACGGAAGGCGCCTGCCGTAACAGGCATTGCGTCGGCAGTGAAGTCTGTCCGAACGTAAATGCGTCTCACAGCGATTACCTGGCACTGCTTCGGGAAATTCGCCATGTAAAAGGTGTCAAGAAGGTTTTTGTCCGATCAGGGTTGCGGTACGATTATCTTTTGGCGGATAATCCTGCCGAATTTATCGAAGAACTGTGTCGTTATCATGTCAGCGGGCAGCTTAAGGTCGCGCCGGAACATGTCGTCAAGCATGTGACGGATCTGATGGGGAAGGCTGGCGTACAGGATTTTTTGCGTTTTAAAGAACTTTTTGACGAAGCCAATCGGCAAATCGGCAAGAAGCAATATTTGGTTCCGTATTTTATGTCCAGTCATCCCGGCTGTACGCTGAACGATGCCGTGGCGTTGGCCGAATTTTTGCGCGATATGCATATGCAGCCGGAGCAGGTGCAGGACTTTATTCCTACTCCGGGGAGTCTGTCGACGGCAATGTATTATACAGGTGAAAATCCGCTTACGGGAAAGCCCGTTTATGTTGCCCGCGGCAAAGAAGATAAGCGCATGCAGCGGGCTTTGATGCAATATGCTTCTCCGGCCAATTACGATCTCGTCTATCAGGCGCTCTGCCGCGCCGGCCGCCGCGATCTTATCGGTTACGGGCCCAAATGTCTGATTGGGCCGCGTCGGCTGCCGGAAAAGAGAGCGGCGCAAGACGGCGGCCGGCCTGTCAAGAGACGTGCAAAGGTGAGAAAGAAGAGCAAGAACAGGTGA
- a CDS encoding regulatory protein RecX: protein MGFSEAYNEALRFLRVRFLSEAEMRGKLTRKGIDGRLADAVVGRLKEERLLDDCRLARSVYRYYRQKEQYGHRYICNKLRQRHLPIPADAEPGDEYETACRLLRRRFGEETPDIRKISRFLAYRGFSGAVIRAVTETYFP from the coding sequence ATGGGATTTTCTGAGGCCTACAACGAAGCGCTGCGGTTTCTCCGTGTGCGCTTCCTCAGCGAAGCGGAGATGCGCGGCAAATTGACGCGTAAGGGAATTGACGGGCGTTTGGCCGACGCCGTCGTCGGCCGTCTTAAGGAAGAACGGCTGCTTGATGATTGCCGTCTGGCCCGCTCAGTATATCGTTATTATCGCCAAAAAGAACAGTACGGACATCGTTACATCTGTAATAAATTGCGTCAGCGGCACCTGCCGATACCGGCCGATGCGGAACCGGGCGATGAATATGAAACGGCTTGCCGGCTGTTGCGCAGACGCTTCGGGGAAGAAACGCCGGATATCCGGAAAATAAGCCGTTTTCTGGCTTATCGCGGTTTTTCGGGGGCCGTTATCCGCGCTGTGACGGAAACGTATTTTCCTTGA